The following DNA comes from Thermus oshimai DSM 12092.
GGGAAGAGGAGCGCCTGGCCAAACGGGGCTGGTGAGATGGTGTCGCGGGCGGTCTGCGGGGTTTACGAGATCCACCCTGAGCGGGTGGAGAAGGCGCGCGCGGCCTTGCCCGAGGAGGCGGTGCTGGGGGAAGCCGCCCTCCTCCTTAAGGCTTTGGCCGACCCTACCCGGATGCGGCTTCTTTTGGCCTTGAAGGCGGCGGGGGAGCTTTGCGTGTGCGATCTAGCCCTCCTCGCTGGGGTTTCGGTTTCTGCGGTGAGCCATCAGCTCAGGCTTCTGCGCCAGGCAAGGCTGGTGGCCTTCCGGAGAGAGGGAAAGCAGGTCTACTACCGCTTGGCGGACGAGCACGTGGAACGGCTTCTTGAGGGGGCTTTGGAGCACGCGGAAGAGAACACTTGACTAGCTACTCAAATGATGCTACCCTGGGAACATGGATGCTCACAGGGTTCGCGTGTTCCGGGTGGAGGGTTTGGACTGCGCCGACTGCGCCTTAAAGGTGGAGAAAGCCCTTTCCGAGGTGCCTGGAGTGGTGCAGGCCCAGGTCAGCTTTGCCAGCGGTAAGGCGTATCTGCACCTCGAGGTTCCCGGGGCGGAGAAGGAGGCGGAAAGGGTGGTTTCCGCCCTGGGCTACCGTTTGAAGCCTGAAGGGGACACGACCAGGGGGGTTTTGGGACCCTGGCGCTGGGCCTTGGCTTCCGGAGGGCTTCTCCTGGCGGCCTTTTTGGCTTCGCTCTTCCTCCCCGGCCTAGCCCCTTGGGGCTATCGGCTGGCGGCCTTGGTGGGGGTTTTCCCCCTGGCTCGTCGTGCGGTGGCTGCGTTCCGGCAAAACCCCTTTAGCATGCAGAGTCTGGTCACGCTGGCCACCCTTGGGGCCTTGGCCATCGGGGCGGAGGCCGAGGCGGCGGTGGTGGTCTTCCTCTTCCTGGTGGGGGAGGTGCTGGAGGCTTATAGCGTGGCCCAGGCCCGCAGGTCCCTTTACGCCCTTTCCGAGCTTCTTCCCAGGCGGGCCTACCGCCTGAAGGAGGGTGGGGTGGAGGAGGTGCCCCTTAAGGCCTTGAGGGTGGGGGACCTGGTGAGGGTGCCCCCGGGGGAGCGGGTACCGGCCGACGGGGTGGTGGTGTCTGGACAGGCTTCCGTGGAGGAGGCCGCCTTCACCGGGGAGCCCTTGCCTAGGCCCAAGGGGATAGGGGACCGGGTTTACGGGGGCAGTCTGGTGCAGGAGGGGAGCTTGGTGGTAAAGGTGGAGCGCCTTCCCGAGGAGGGCTTCCTGGCGGAGATGGAACGCCTGGCGGAGGGGGCCTTGCTTAAGAAGAGCCAGGCGGAGCGGGTGGTGGATGCCTTTAGCCGCCGCTACACCCCGGCGGTCCTGGCCCTGGCAGGCTTCGTGGCCCTGGTCCTTCCCCTTTTCCGGGGGGATTTCCTGGGGCATGTCTACAAGGCCTTGGGCCTTCTCCTCATCGCCTGT
Coding sequences within:
- a CDS encoding heavy metal translocating P-type ATPase, which encodes MDAHRVRVFRVEGLDCADCALKVEKALSEVPGVVQAQVSFASGKAYLHLEVPGAEKEAERVVSALGYRLKPEGDTTRGVLGPWRWALASGGLLLAAFLASLFLPGLAPWGYRLAALVGVFPLARRAVAAFRQNPFSMQSLVTLATLGALAIGAEAEAAVVVFLFLVGEVLEAYSVAQARRSLYALSELLPRRAYRLKEGGVEEVPLKALRVGDLVRVPPGERVPADGVVVSGQASVEEAAFTGEPLPRPKGIGDRVYGGSLVQEGSLVVKVERLPEEGFLAEMERLAEGALLKKSQAERVVDAFSRRYTPAVLALAGFVALVLPLFRGDFLGHVYKALGLLLIACPCALVVSVPAAIAAGVARGARAGVLFKSGAALERLAGVRYVALDKTGTLTLGKPTLVRVVTFGVSAEEALALAKGVAEGSSHPLARAVREALGPKALPSEEHRAVPGLGAFARVEGKEVGLVRPEAWDLPPEVEAQVKALAEEGFSLSLLVREGVPLALLAFQDTPRLEAREALAELRRLGLKPLLLTGDRETSALALGTAIGLFPEEIRAGLSPVDKLRLVEEMEGRGGVAMVGDGVNDAPALAKATVGLAVAEGTEAALQSADVGLLSLAALPRAFRLSRLTLGVVRQNVALAVGLKGLFLLTTLMGYTGLWTAVLADNGALVLVTANSLRLLWRRV
- a CDS encoding ArsR/SmtB family transcription factor; this translates as MVSRAVCGVYEIHPERVEKARAALPEEAVLGEAALLLKALADPTRMRLLLALKAAGELCVCDLALLAGVSVSAVSHQLRLLRQARLVAFRREGKQVYYRLADEHVERLLEGALEHAEENT